In Cololabis saira isolate AMF1-May2022 chromosome 14, fColSai1.1, whole genome shotgun sequence, a single genomic region encodes these proteins:
- the kcnip1b gene encoding Kv channel-interacting protein 1b isoform X2, with the protein MGAVVGTLTMQTKQRRPSRDKTEDELEMTTVCHRPEGLEQLEAQTNFNKQELQILYRGFKNECPSGVVNEETFKHIYAQFFPHGDASMYAHYLFNAFDTTNNGSIKFKDFVMGLSILLRGTMREKLEWTFHLYDINRDGYINREEMTEIVRAIYNMMGKYTYPALKGDVPQQHVDAFFQKMDKNKDGVVTLEEFIIACQEDETMMRSMQLFENVM; encoded by the exons ataaaacagaggaCGAGCTTGAGATGACCACGGTGTGTCACAGGCCCGAAGGTCTCGAGCAACTGGAAGCCCAAACTAACTTCAACAAACAGGAGCTGCAGATCCTCTATCGGGGTTTTAAAAAC gaatGTCCCAGTGGAGTCGTGAATGAGGAGACGTTCAAACACATTTATGCTCAGTTCTTCCCTCATGGAG acGCCAGCATGTATGCACATTATCTATTCAATGCATTTGACACTACAAACAATGGCTCCATTAAATTTAAG GACTTTGTGATGGGTTTGTCTATTCTCCTGAGGGGCACAATGAGGGAAAAGCTGGAATGGACGTTTCATCTTTATGATATCAACAGAGACGGGTACATAAACAGAGAG GAAATGACAGAGATTGTGAGAGCCATTTATAACATGATGGGAAAGTACACCTACCCTGCTTTAAAGGGAGACGTCCCCCAGCAGCATGTCGATGCCTTTTTCCAG AAAATGGATAAGAATAAAGACGGAGTGGTGACTTTGGAGGAGTTCATTATTGCTTGCCAAGAG GATGAAACCATGATGAGATCCATGCAGCTGTTTGAAAATGTGATGTAG